In Pirellulales bacterium, the following proteins share a genomic window:
- a CDS encoding cytochrome c3 family protein, with protein sequence MPQVFPRSANAISRAILLASFLATPMLMWFCLTFTRSSYGTDAGIMRDQAIPFSHEHHVGVLGIDCRYCHTSVEESSFAGLPDTKTCMNCHSQIWVGSNMLRPVRESYQANTPLHWRRVHNLPNFVYFDHSIHVQKGIGCSSCHGRIDEMPFTFQSASLLMEWCLDCHRHPERQIRPREQIFDILYRRPADQSTLGPELVERYDVDDAVTLTSCSVCHR encoded by the coding sequence ATGCCGCAGGTGTTTCCGCGCAGCGCCAATGCTATCTCGCGCGCCATTCTTCTGGCGTCGTTCTTGGCGACGCCTATGTTGATGTGGTTTTGCCTGACGTTCACTCGCTCGTCCTACGGCACCGATGCGGGGATCATGCGCGATCAGGCAATCCCCTTCAGCCACGAGCACCATGTGGGGGTACTGGGCATCGATTGCCGCTACTGCCATACATCGGTTGAGGAATCCTCGTTCGCCGGTTTGCCGGATACGAAGACGTGCATGAATTGCCACTCGCAGATTTGGGTGGGAAGTAACATGCTGCGGCCGGTGCGCGAAAGTTACCAGGCGAATACCCCTCTGCATTGGCGGCGTGTCCATAACCTGCCGAATTTCGTTTATTTCGATCACAGCATCCACGTGCAGAAGGGCATCGGCTGCTCGAGCTGCCACGGGCGGATCGACGAGATGCCGTTCACCTTTCAAAGCGCCTCGTTGCTGATGGAGTGGTGCCTGGATTGCCATCGCCATCCGGAACGGCAAATTCGCCCGCGCGAACAGATCTTCGACATTCTTTACCGGCGTCCGGCCGATCAATCGACATTGGGGCCAGAGCTTGTGGAGCGATATGACGTGGACGACGCGGTCACCCTCACAAGTTGCTCAGTGTGCCATCGATGA